The nucleotide sequence AATTTTTTTccttaagagagagagagaggacaaAAACAAATAGGCATTATTATTAGTATTAACTGCACGTAATAATTAATTGTTCGTTGGACAAGATGGAAAAGATTAATTAGGGCCACACAAATAAGGAGCGAATCCTCACAAAAAAAATGTGATGGTGTGcaatgtttaatttaattatttattatttttttaatttatttttagtttaacttataaaattaaaaataaaagatcatGCTAAATTTTGTCAAATGTTAAAAATTTGGAGAATATTCatctttcaaaaccaaattagccTCACTCattatcattaattaattaattaattaattgctaATCATTCATCTTCAAGAATATAGTGTCGTTATTCTTCAAACTCTTTTATGAACACAGATAcatcaagaagaagaaaataataatCACATCAACTACAAATTTTCCTGTACTATCAACATCTTTCTAGTTTTGCTACCTTGCTTTTCGCTCCAAACCAAAGAAATATTGAAATGCAAgttgaaaaaaaatcaaataaaataggaaaaaggaaaaaaaaaaaggaattgaATTTACAGTTGAAGATCATATATGGTGGAAGACATCAAAATTAGCGGCGGTTAGATCTTCTGAAAGTGAGGTTAACGGATAGGTAGTGAAATGTATGGAAGAAGAAGCAGTATTAGTGTGAGTGTGTTCTTGATCTTCTTCCCACGAAGAACAAGTGGTCTTGTATAAATCCTCACATTTTATAGCACTAAACTGAAAAAACGGTTCCACAAGCTTGTTAGTAATATTTTCAGCGGTAGCGTCccatggtgatgatgatgagaacCCTGTTACTGATGTGTACATGTTTGATGAGCTGTTATTGCTTGAACTCTCCTTATTGCTGTTCATGAATTGATCTGTGACTGACACGTGTCCCCCTTGATCTGAATTGGTTAGACTCGGCATTGAAGAGAATCCTCCTCCACAGTAGTTAGTTACGGCAGTTACCGGCGCTAGGTGATGGTAATTATTGGGCTGATGAGGAAAATCAGCATAGAATGAAGATAGAGGGTCCAAAAATGTTGGCTTATTATTGTTACTCGTCATGAAAATGTCTCTAGAAGCTTCCGTTATGGCATTGCTGTTATCATCGCCGGCGTAGTAACCAGAATCGTTCAGCGATGAGGCCAAGGCCGTTGAGAATGGAATTTGTATCTTGGAATTCTCTGACGGCGTGATGATTTTCTTGCTGCAGCTCTCTTCTTCTTTTTGATCATCAGTTGATAGAGGCTTGTGTGTGGCTGGGTCAATTCCTTGCTTCACTAGCTTCTTCTTCAGACATGAATTCCAGAAGTTCTTTATCTCATTGTCTGTTCTTCCTGGTAACTGCGCTGCTATCTGAGCCCACCTGTATCGTCATACTTTTCAGCACTCGAAAAAGAATAATTGTTGATGATCCTTGCATTTTATAATTACCTGTTTCCAAGGATTTCATGGAGACTGATTATAAGATCCTCCTCCTGCTGAGAGAACATCCCTCTCTTTAAATCCGGCCTCAGATAGTTTATCCATCTTAATCTGCAACTCTTTCCGCATCTTTGCAGCCCTGCAAGTTATTAGGATTTCGTTACTTAAAAGTTTGCTCAGTTATCTTGCTTGCAGACACCAATACATATTGAAAGAAATGAAAGATTAGGTGAATGTTTATTACCAGCTAGTTTTGGAACGGAGCTCCAGCATCCGACACCGAACCTTGTTATGTGATTGAAGAGCTTCTCATCTTCTTCAGGGGACCACAAACCTTTCCTCAGTTTCTGCTTTACACAGCAAGAATGGCGACCCATTTGTGAAAGAACGAACCAACACTACTATATGCTTGTACGGTGTGATGAAAATGCCTATGTTCCTTCTCACTTTGGTTTCCCAAACTCTCAAGTCGTCACTTCCTCTATATAGCCTGAAATATTTACCTGAAATATTTaccaaattagttattattaattattttttaattattNNNNNNNNNNNNNNNNNNNNNNNNNNNNNNNNNNNNNNNNNNNNNNNNNNNNNNNNNNNNNNNNNNNNNNNNNNNNNNNNNNNNNNNNNNNNNNNNNNNNNNNNNNNNNNNNNNNNNNNNNNNNNNNNNNNNNNNNNNNNNNNNNNNNNNNNNNNNNNNNNNNNNNNNNNNNNNNNNNNNNNNNNNNNNNNNNNNNNNNNNNNNNNNNNNNNNNNNNNNNNNNNNNNNNNNNNNNNNNNNNNNNNNNNNNNNNNNNNNNNNNNNNNNNNNNNNNNNNNNNNNNNNNNNNNNNNNNNNNNNNNNNNTTTCTAGaaaacataattaattaattaaaacactaaaacacacacatatattttttttatttaaattaatataaataaaaaaatttggatcctctaaagtttgaatttcactttagagaataaagtgtgattttcTACCTTTGAAtaatttctctttcatatttattattggtcccacctatgaaatcaatggtgaaagatcacattttactctctaaagtgaaattcaaactttagaggatccaaatcctaaATAAAGGTGATCCACTTTATGAACGTGTGCTAATATGGTAGAGAATAGATAACTAATGGAGTCAGGTGTTTCCTCTTTTATTATTAACTGTGTTAATTAAGTAATCACTGCCATATAAAGATGACTATATTCAAAAGGCCTGAATCAGATAATATAGTACGTATTTGATCAATACTTTTAACTATTATTATGAttaattaaaatgttaatatttgTCTCTTTTCGAAATATTTGAGTCTTCCTTCAATCTCTTAGAATATATACTCTTGTCAATAGCTAGGCCAATAATTCTTAGAATAAGAAGAAAGGTTTGTATAGCGGTTTTAGAAACTTGAATTTATTTTTCCCCTTGAAGTCAATTTTTGCGGGGTAGTCCACTGTAGTGTAGAGGANNNNNNNNNNNNNNNNNNNNNNNNNNNNNNNNNNNNNNNNNNNNNNNNNNNNNNNNNNNNNNNNNNNNNNNNNNNNNNNNNNNNNNNNNNNNNNNNNNNNNNNNNNNNNNNNNNNNNNNNNNNNNNNNNNNNNNNNNNNNNNNNNNNNNNNNNNNNNNNNNNNNNNNNNNNNNNNNNNNNNNNNNNNNNNNNNNNNNNNNNNNNNNNNNNNNNNNNCaccatctttattttcttttctttttattttttcaactcacttaatataatatatacctaatttttagaAGGTTTATTatataaatctaaaaaaaaaattaacttataGATTTTATGTATTTAACTTAGACTAATGACATTAAGCATCCATCAGTCTGCTTTGACAAACCCGTTAAAAGggaaaaacacgttacaacttctTGAAAACTTCAATTTTTGGTTTGGCTAATTTTCTTCTATGTAAACGCTGAAGTGATTTTATTCACAAAATTAGGGGTGTACATGGCCCGACTCGGTTCGAAGACCCAACCCGACCCCGAACACTTTAGGagctaatttagtgtgatttcatcAGGTCTAGGGTCGGATAAGGGTCTAAAAATAGattcggtcattatttcgggtcgggtctggttcatgactcgggtcacccgaactcggcccggtcatcatacacaattaatattttgtgttattagtgatggatgatggctatttttatgtggaatttaagtattgtaaactttaatactttgtgttattagtcattataagactataaattaatgttttatgtataaaatgcataagactttagactaatggtataatattgtgttatttgtattgatttaaaaatttggtattattagacaatattagtattgattatggttattctttaattttagagaaggattggtttttgttatatttttttaggtgaattttaccatgtcaaataatggttggagtcttagaaatttggatattttcacatgctaacttacaagaaggtatcaagataatgtaatgttaacagcccggttttcacccggtttttacccggtataatcgtgacctgaaagtgtataggtttcatcgggtttagggccgggtTCGGGTTTAACAAATAgatccggtatatatttcgggttaGGTCTGGGTCACATCGAACCCGATTTTACCCGACCCATGAACAATCCTACACAAAACCACGTTTACAAGAAGCAATAATTTCTAACTTTTGCATTACACTAATTGGGTTTTAGCCATTAACATTCagcatttatttttcttttaccaactttatcctttatacatattattgtattatttaatttataaaatttttattatttctctttataccagtaaagtaaattaaacaaaaaattaaccataaataatgataatattaaaaaattatagcgTACTAAAAAAGAGTATTAagagtactaaaaatatactatataaaaacatataagaaaaaaattaaaaaattaaacatgtataaaaaaataacattataatttaatatcatgtcctttttagtaattatctatctaaaagtgattttaactaatattatctaaataatatttattttatcaaaattaattttagtatagagTTGCCAAACATAGATCAtattaacacaaacttacttctacgcaaaatcaattctataaaatcactttcattcaaatgccagtttgaccaaccacaatccaaacacacactaccTCTCAACATTTTAAGTGAAGTTGTGTCAATAATGACACTAATAAAAAGCGACATACTTTAATCACATTTTAATGATATTAACTAGTTGTTATATTTTACTGTTAATAACtgacttttcttttatttactaaGTTATTGGACCACTCAACAAATAAGTTTATGTTTTTTTTTGGTTAGTTTGTCATTGAAATCAACCATGAGAaccatttaaattttttaatggataacaatattttttaaactTAATATTTTTAGATTAGTCCATTCTTTTTAAAAGAAGTGAACAAATTTTAGTTGAGTTCGAAACTACCAGTAAAAAACTTATAATGGTTCTGTATTATTGGTAAAatgatcaattttttttttgtaaatcttTTGACACTGCTAATGTTGCAAAGTTGTAAGAATCTGACCAAGCGATCAACTATTAAGGTGGACAGACCAACTTTTTGACATATAAATGAcgcttttcaatttttatattgcAGTCAGAGTAAATTTTCACTCTTATTGGAGTATGTGTGTTATCCTAGATTGTGAACAAGGGCCGAAAATAAACTGAACGATCCAATTTACTTCACCACAAATATGAGAGTTAGTGGTATTGCTCGCAAATCGGACATTTGGATTTGTGTTTGGGAGGGACACGTGTGCAACAATTAGACGGCAATATTTGAATTCAAGGAGATCAGATGAACATGATTATGTCCTTAAATCTAAACTTCAGATTTGTTAGGCACAACAATCCGACGGACAGGGTTAAATCAGAGGATCGGACGGTCCACTATAAGAAACATCGTTAAAATTGACGGCCAAATCGACGGCAAAGCCGTCGATAATATGAAAAATCGACGGTAAAATCGACGATATTAGTTGTCGCTTTAAAACGTGTCGATTTttcaaaaaactaataaaattgacGACTTTCAGGTTGTCGATAAACTttcaataaaatcgacggctACCGTGTCAATAATATAGGATTAAAATTTTTACATATTTAATAAAGTGACACTTTGGTTGTCGATAATTAACGATTTGtattttctgtcggtaaagaatttttataaaaatataatcgcgttgcaagtatagcttctaaaccaacagagaatcctttcgtgcaaaaatttggttgtcacaagtaacaaaacccaataaaatttataaccgaagtatttaaacctcgggtcatcttctcaaggaattgcagggaggtatgatttattattggttatgaaaaaatgtatgtttttggttttttgaattggagaacaagtaatttaaatggcaagaaaaataaattaataattagaaaatctcttggcaaggtatgagaactgggaatcctatcctagttatccttatcagatgtgatgagaattggatttccctcccacttagttaatccttactaaataaaggaaagtcaagtggactgatcaaattgattcctcaagtcctagtcaactcctaaggaaagactagctttagagagatGCAAATTAATCCGCAatcctaattttcaatcaactgctgagtttgataactcaag is from Arachis ipaensis cultivar K30076 chromosome B01, Araip1.1, whole genome shotgun sequence and encodes:
- the LOC107618656 gene encoding transcription factor MYB86-like, which encodes MGRHSCCVKQKLRKGLWSPEEDEKLFNHITRFGVGCWSSVPKLAGLQRCGKSCRLRWINYLRPDLKRGMFSQQEEDLIISLHEILGNRWAQIAAQLPGRTDNEIKNFWNSCLKKKLVKQGIDPATHKPLSTDDQKEEESCSKKIITPSENSKIQIPFSTALASSLNDSGYYAGDDNSNAITEASRDIFMTSNNNKPTFLDPLSSFYADFPHQPNNYHHLAPVTAVTNYCGGGFSSMPSLTNSDQGGHVSVTDQFMNSNKESSSNNSSSNMYTSVTGFSSSSPWDATAENITNKLVEPFFQFSAIKCEDLYKTTCSSWEEDQEHTHTNTASSSIHFTTYPLTSLSEDLTAANFDVFHHI